A genome region from Pseudomonas sp. N3-W includes the following:
- a CDS encoding type II secretion system protein N, with product MSFTDRFAAPQRVQACALLAALAGIVIWSSLLLTSAESRTPEVAPPLSAVRSDNPALQWFSNQTAPVEIKVSGVVAGGRGAVAILSINGGTPQSFLLGENVSHGVKLLAIEGDAVVIEQGGERTRLAISKLPDSPFLPVLTPQ from the coding sequence ATGTCATTCACTGATCGGTTTGCCGCGCCACAACGGGTTCAGGCCTGCGCCTTGCTGGCGGCGCTGGCCGGCATCGTCATCTGGTCATCGTTGCTGCTGACCTCCGCCGAATCGCGCACCCCGGAGGTGGCGCCGCCCCTGAGCGCGGTGCGCAGCGATAATCCGGCGTTGCAATGGTTTTCCAATCAAACAGCACCCGTCGAGATCAAGGTCAGCGGCGTGGTGGCCGGCGGTCGCGGCGCGGTGGCGATCCTCAGCATTAATGGCGGTACGCCGCAGAGTTTTCTGCTCGGGGAGAACGTCAGTCACGGCGTGAAGTTGTTGGCGATCGAGGGCGATGCGGTGGTAATAGAGCAGGGCGGGGAGCGGACTCGTTTAGCCATCAGCAAACTGCCGGACTCGCCATTTCTGCCCGTATTGACACCACAATAA
- the gspI gene encoding type II secretion system minor pseudopilin GspI yields the protein MPRRSREAGFTLIEVLVALAIIAVAMSAAVRVAGLMTQSNGLLRDRSIALLAAQSRLAELRLEGRLPSGMKAVECDQGRLLLRCEQVIAGAGNGPLLTVGVQVFDRSHEAPALARVETLLNRAAMK from the coding sequence ATGCCACGCCGTTCCCGAGAAGCCGGTTTTACCCTGATCGAAGTGTTGGTGGCGCTGGCGATCATCGCCGTGGCGATGTCCGCTGCCGTGCGCGTGGCCGGGTTGATGACCCAGAGCAACGGCCTGCTGCGCGACCGTTCGATCGCGTTGCTGGCGGCGCAAAGCCGGTTGGCGGAACTGCGGCTTGAGGGGCGATTGCCGTCGGGAATGAAGGCGGTCGAGTGTGATCAGGGCCGGTTGTTGTTGCGCTGTGAACAGGTGATTGCCGGCGCCGGGAACGGGCCGTTGTTGACAGTGGGGGTGCAGGTGTTTGACCGCAGTCATGAAGCGCCGGCGTTGGCGCGGGTTGAGACGTTGTTGAACCGGGCGGCCATGAAATAA
- the gspG gene encoding type II secretion system major pseudopilin GspG, producing MDIAHFKPLNHTPRAPRGQQGFTLIEIMVVVVILGILAAMVVPKVLDRPDQARATAAKQDIAGLMQALKLYRLDHGTYPNMTQGLKVLVERPADAKNSNWRSYLDRLPNDPWGRPYNYLNPGANGEVDIFSLGADGQPDGDGVNADIGSWQL from the coding sequence ATGGATATCGCACACTTCAAACCGCTCAACCACACGCCTCGCGCGCCACGCGGCCAGCAGGGCTTCACCCTGATCGAGATCATGGTCGTGGTGGTGATCCTCGGGATTCTGGCGGCGATGGTGGTGCCCAAGGTGCTGGACCGGCCGGATCAGGCCCGCGCCACTGCCGCCAAACAGGACATTGCCGGGTTGATGCAGGCCTTGAAGCTGTATCGCCTGGACCACGGCACGTACCCCAACATGACCCAGGGCCTGAAAGTACTGGTGGAACGCCCAGCGGATGCGAAGAACAGCAACTGGCGCTCTTATCTGGACCGCTTGCCCAACGATCCCTGGGGCCGTCCCTACAACTACCTGAACCCGGGTGCCAACGGTGAGGTGGATATTTTCTCCCTCGGTGCCGACGGCCAGCCTGACGGCGATGGCGTGAATGCCGATATCGGCTCCTGGCAGTTGTAA
- a CDS encoding DMT family transporter, with amino-acid sequence MDKTLRRGSFEMTAAMLISGTIGWFVLICGQPVLDVVFWRCVFGAGTLLLICAAFGFLRPGILTRTTFLLAVVSGMAIVGNWVLLFGSYSRASIAIGTAVYNVQPFMLVGLAALFLGEKITLQKLFWLGISFLGMLAIVSAHGGPGEGGSDYLTGIGLALGAAFLYAIAALIIKRLTGTPPHLIALIQVCTGVLLLAPFAHFSALPQAPGEWASLLTLGIVHTGLMYVLLYGAIQKLPTAITGALSFIYPIAAIFVDWFAFGHRLVPLQWLGVAAILLAAAGMQQGWGLKLRRVAAQ; translated from the coding sequence ATGGACAAAACACTTCGTCGCGGGTCATTCGAAATGACCGCCGCCATGCTGATTTCCGGAACCATCGGCTGGTTCGTGCTGATCTGCGGCCAACCGGTGCTGGACGTGGTGTTCTGGCGCTGCGTGTTCGGCGCCGGCACGCTGCTGCTGATTTGCGCGGCGTTCGGCTTCCTGCGTCCCGGCATTCTGACCCGCACCACGTTCCTGCTGGCGGTCGTCAGCGGCATGGCGATTGTCGGCAACTGGGTGTTGTTGTTTGGCTCGTATTCGCGGGCGTCGATTGCCATCGGCACGGCGGTCTATAACGTGCAGCCGTTCATGCTGGTGGGGCTCGCGGCGCTGTTTCTTGGCGAGAAAATCACCCTGCAAAAACTGTTCTGGCTGGGCATTTCGTTCCTCGGCATGCTGGCAATTGTCAGTGCCCACGGCGGGCCAGGCGAGGGCGGCAGTGACTACCTGACGGGCATTGGCCTGGCGTTGGGGGCGGCGTTTCTGTATGCGATTGCGGCGTTGATCATCAAGCGTCTGACCGGCACGCCACCGCACTTGATCGCCTTGATCCAGGTCTGCACCGGAGTGCTGCTGCTCGCGCCTTTTGCGCACTTTTCGGCATTGCCGCAAGCGCCGGGCGAGTGGGCCAGCCTGCTGACCCTGGGCATCGTGCACACCGGTCTGATGTACGTGCTGCTGTACGGCGCCATCCAGAAATTGCCGACGGCTATCACCGGCGCACTGTCGTTCATTTACCCGATTGCGGCGATCTTCGTTGACTGGTTTGCCTTCGGCCATCGCCTCGTGCCCCTGCAATGGCTGGGCGTGGCGGCGATTTTGCTGGCCGCCGCCGGCATGCAACAGGGCTGGGGCCTGAAACTGCGCCGGGTGGCGGCGCAGTAA
- a CDS encoding D-arabinono-1,4-lactone oxidase, protein MTMELSRRQLLQRASVIGALTALGSNSALAELLRAPRLIPWRNWSGGQNCLPAARLAPKNLDELMQVVRQAPGKIRAVGSGHSFSALVPTDGTLLSLSFFSGLLDHDAQTLQAEFGAGTPMSRMGTPLKDIGQALHNMADIDYQTLAGAISTSTHGTGKTFQSYSAHVCGLQLVTASGEVLDCDSTRHPEVFSAARVSLGALGVASTVRLQNRPAYRLRERQWVARTEELLEDIDKNTRENQHWEMLVVTHSDYALSIALNETSDPATPPIPADEEGGNEFVTLIEKIDKYASDFPDLRRTMLNNLRHLASFDDRVGDSFDIYANVRTVRFNEMEYSVPAEHGPACLREILKLIQDKDLRTWFPIEYRYVKADDIPLSMFEGRDSCSISVHQHYQMDHHNFFAAVEPIFWKYNGRPHWGKLHTLNARTLQPLYPRWQEFIEVRQALDPSGKFLNAHLSSILGVSG, encoded by the coding sequence ATGACGATGGAGCTATCGCGACGCCAGTTGTTGCAACGGGCGAGTGTCATCGGCGCGCTGACCGCCCTCGGCTCAAACTCCGCGCTGGCTGAACTGCTGCGTGCCCCGCGCTTGATTCCGTGGCGCAACTGGTCGGGCGGCCAGAATTGCCTGCCGGCGGCGCGGCTGGCGCCGAAAAACCTTGATGAACTGATGCAGGTGGTGCGCCAGGCCCCCGGCAAAATCCGTGCGGTGGGCTCGGGGCATTCCTTCAGCGCACTGGTGCCGACCGATGGCACGCTGTTGTCCTTGAGTTTTTTCAGCGGGCTGCTGGATCACGACGCACAAACCCTGCAAGCGGAATTCGGCGCCGGCACGCCGATGTCCCGCATGGGCACGCCGCTCAAGGACATCGGCCAGGCCCTGCACAACATGGCCGACATCGATTACCAGACCCTCGCCGGGGCGATTTCCACCTCGACCCACGGCACCGGCAAGACCTTCCAGTCCTATTCGGCCCACGTCTGCGGCTTGCAACTGGTGACCGCCAGCGGCGAGGTGCTGGACTGCGACAGCACGCGTCACCCTGAGGTGTTCAGTGCCGCGCGGGTGTCCCTCGGCGCCTTGGGTGTCGCCAGCACCGTGCGCCTGCAAAATCGCCCGGCCTATCGATTGCGCGAACGCCAGTGGGTCGCCCGGACCGAAGAGCTGCTGGAAGACATCGACAAGAACACCCGGGAAAACCAGCACTGGGAAATGCTCGTGGTCACTCATTCCGACTACGCCTTGTCGATTGCCCTGAATGAAACCAGCGACCCGGCCACGCCACCGATCCCGGCGGATGAGGAGGGCGGCAACGAGTTCGTGACCCTGATCGAGAAGATCGACAAATACGCCAGCGACTTCCCCGACCTGCGCCGCACGATGCTCAACAACCTGCGTCACCTGGCGAGTTTCGACGACCGGGTGGGCGACTCGTTCGACATCTACGCCAACGTGCGCACCGTGCGTTTCAACGAGATGGAGTACTCGGTGCCGGCCGAACACGGCCCGGCGTGCCTGCGCGAAATTCTCAAGCTGATCCAGGACAAGGACCTGCGCACCTGGTTTCCCATCGAGTACCGCTACGTCAAGGCCGACGACATTCCCCTGAGCATGTTCGAAGGCCGCGACAGCTGCTCGATTTCCGTGCATCAGCATTACCAGATGGACCACCACAACTTTTTCGCGGCGGTCGAGCCGATTTTCTGGAAGTACAACGGCCGCCCGCACTGGGGCAAGTTGCACACCCTCAACGCCCGGACCTTGCAGCCGCTGTACCCGCGCTGGCAGGAGTTCATCGAGGTGCGGCAGGCCCTCGACCCCAGCGGCAAATTCCTCAATGCGCACCTGTCGTCGATTCTGGGGGTGAGTGGATGA
- a CDS encoding cytochrome c5 family protein — MRSSRFMQMLLAVTMLLSACGESPRPPATRSEAATAMPADAELAQIYDSSCKLCHANPAAGAPLTGDQGAWAPRVQQGADTLLDHAINGYNGMPPMGLCVQCSQEQFLALIAFMSAQSIPQ, encoded by the coding sequence ATGCGCTCAAGTCGCTTCATGCAAATGCTGCTGGCCGTCACGATGCTGCTCAGCGCCTGTGGTGAATCACCCAGGCCGCCCGCCACCCGTAGCGAGGCCGCCACTGCCATGCCTGCCGACGCCGAGCTGGCGCAGATCTACGACAGCAGTTGCAAGCTCTGTCACGCCAACCCGGCCGCCGGCGCACCGCTGACCGGCGACCAGGGCGCCTGGGCGCCGCGCGTGCAGCAAGGCGCCGACACCCTGCTGGACCACGCCATCAACGGCTACAACGGCATGCCGCCGATGGGCTTGTGTGTGCAGTGCTCGCAAGAGCAGTTCCTGGCGCTGATTGCCTTCATGTCCGCTCAGTCGATCCCACAATAA
- a CDS encoding prepilin-type N-terminal cleavage/methylation domain-containing protein: MNGFRQQGFTLIELMVVLVIIGIASAAISLSIKPDPLHLLRKDADRVAQLLQVAQAEARADGRPITWLADAKGFRFSRRSDSGQGFEHFSNDPQLRPRRWETPGIEVRVQPRQKVVLNAEWINPPLLLKLSDGLNSISVQRSAAGQVSVQ; this comes from the coding sequence ATGAATGGCTTCAGACAACAGGGTTTCACGCTGATCGAGTTGATGGTGGTGCTGGTGATCATCGGCATTGCCAGTGCGGCGATCAGCCTGAGCATAAAGCCGGACCCGCTGCACCTGCTGCGCAAGGACGCCGACCGCGTCGCCCAATTGCTGCAGGTGGCCCAGGCCGAAGCCCGCGCCGATGGCCGGCCCATCACCTGGCTGGCGGACGCCAAGGGTTTTCGCTTCAGCCGCCGCAGTGACAGCGGTCAGGGTTTCGAGCATTTCAGCAACGACCCGCAACTGCGCCCCCGGCGGTGGGAAACACCGGGCATCGAAGTGCGTGTGCAGCCCAGACAGAAAGTCGTGCTGAACGCAGAATGGATCAACCCGCCGCTCTTGTTGAAATTGTCGGACGGCCTCAACAGCATCAGCGTGCAACGCAGCGCCGCTGGCCAGGTCAGCGTGCAATGA
- a CDS encoding DSD1 family PLP-dependent enzyme, with protein sequence MRPDDRGGPYSEYFRALNRELKDHGPMRPAMLIDLDRLDHNIDVVVQSVNRAGKHLRLVEKSLPSPGLLNYIAQRAGTQRLMSFHQPFLNHDAVQFPGVDILLGKPLPVRSAQLFYENHKGPFDPAKQLQWLLDTPQRLQQYLALAQGLGTRLQVNIELDVGLHRGGVSELAVLGQMLSLISANPQHLAFAGFMGYDPFVGMGVPEILGSPEALFAKVMLIYQRCVDFTRQQFPGLWHDGLTLNTAGSPSYRLHENERLSTEVSVGTAMLKPTHYDLPSLTEHVPAAYIATPVLKSTGAVNIPALDGKSALFSWWDTNQRQTFFIYGGYWMAEFESPRGLQSNGVYGRSSNQEMVNGSGAVGLQVEDQVFLRPTQTESVLLQFGDLLAVRGGKIVERWAVYS encoded by the coding sequence TTGCGACCGGATGACCGGGGCGGGCCATACAGCGAATATTTCCGCGCCCTGAACCGCGAACTCAAGGACCACGGGCCAATGCGGCCGGCGATGCTGATCGACCTGGATCGCCTCGATCACAACATCGATGTGGTCGTGCAGTCGGTCAATCGTGCCGGCAAGCACCTGCGGCTGGTGGAGAAATCCCTGCCGTCGCCGGGGCTGCTGAACTACATCGCCCAGCGCGCCGGGACGCAGCGCCTGATGTCGTTTCATCAACCGTTTCTCAATCATGACGCCGTGCAGTTTCCAGGCGTCGATATCCTGCTCGGCAAGCCGCTGCCGGTGCGGTCGGCGCAGCTGTTCTATGAGAATCACAAAGGCCCGTTCGACCCGGCGAAGCAGCTGCAGTGGCTGCTCGATACGCCGCAGCGCCTGCAACAGTATCTGGCGCTGGCCCAAGGCCTGGGCACGCGTTTGCAGGTCAATATCGAGCTGGACGTTGGCCTGCATCGCGGCGGCGTCAGCGAGCTGGCCGTGCTGGGGCAGATGCTCAGCCTGATCAGCGCAAACCCGCAACATCTGGCCTTCGCCGGGTTCATGGGCTACGACCCGTTCGTGGGCATGGGCGTGCCGGAAATACTCGGCTCGCCCGAGGCGCTGTTCGCCAAGGTGATGCTGATTTACCAGCGCTGCGTCGACTTCACCCGCCAGCAGTTTCCGGGGCTTTGGCACGATGGGCTGACACTCAATACCGCTGGCAGCCCCAGCTATCGTCTGCATGAAAATGAACGCTTGAGCACTGAGGTTTCGGTAGGTACGGCGATGCTCAAACCGACCCACTATGACTTGCCATCCCTGACCGAGCACGTGCCCGCCGCGTACATCGCCACGCCGGTATTGAAAAGCACCGGGGCGGTGAACATCCCGGCGCTGGACGGCAAGTCGGCGCTGTTTTCCTGGTGGGACACCAATCAGCGGCAGACCTTTTTCATCTATGGCGGCTACTGGATGGCCGAATTCGAATCGCCCCGGGGTTTGCAAAGTAACGGTGTGTATGGCCGCAGCTCCAATCAGGAGATGGTCAACGGCTCCGGGGCGGTGGGGTTGCAGGTGGAAGACCAGGTATTCTTGCGCCCGACCCAGACGGAATCGGTGTTGCTGCAGTTTGGGGATCTGCTGGCGGTGCGGGGCGGGAAGATTGTCGAGCGTTGGGCGGTGTATAGCTGA
- a CDS encoding Bax inhibitor-1/YccA family protein, giving the protein MREQDYAVNNSVQAEQLEVSRVLRNTYGLLALTLAFSGVMAFVAQQMRVGYPNVFVVLIGFYGLFFLTNKLRDSAWGLVSAFALTGFMGFLLGPILNRYLGMQGGAEVVSSAFAMTALVFGGLSAYVLITRKDMSFLGGFITAGFFVLLGATLASIFFKISGLQLAISAGFVLFSSVCILFQTSAIIQGGERNYIMATISLYVSIYNLFISLLQIFGIMSRDD; this is encoded by the coding sequence ATGCGCGAACAGGATTACGCAGTTAATAACAGCGTGCAGGCTGAGCAGCTAGAGGTTAGCCGCGTCCTGCGCAACACTTACGGCTTGCTCGCACTCACGCTCGCATTCAGCGGTGTGATGGCGTTTGTCGCTCAGCAGATGCGTGTCGGCTACCCGAACGTTTTCGTGGTGCTGATCGGCTTCTACGGCCTTTTCTTCCTTACCAACAAACTCCGTGATTCGGCCTGGGGCCTGGTGTCGGCCTTTGCGTTGACCGGTTTCATGGGCTTTTTGCTCGGCCCGATCCTCAACCGTTACCTGGGCATGCAGGGCGGTGCTGAAGTCGTCAGCTCGGCGTTCGCGATGACTGCACTGGTATTCGGTGGTCTGTCGGCTTACGTGCTGATCACCCGCAAGGACATGAGCTTCCTCGGTGGTTTCATCACCGCCGGTTTCTTCGTGCTGCTGGGTGCAACGCTGGCCAGCATCTTCTTCAAGATCAGCGGCCTGCAACTGGCGATCAGCGCAGGTTTCGTGCTGTTCTCCTCGGTCTGCATCTTGTTCCAGACCAGCGCCATCATTCAGGGCGGCGAGCGTAACTACATCATGGCGACCATCAGCCTGTATGTGTCGATCTACAACCTGTTCATCAGCTTGTTGCAGATCTTCGGCATCATGAGCCGCGATGATTGA
- a CDS encoding FUSC family protein: MLDPYRRYRHARVIHAVRVSLGLLATILLTTGINLPHGEWASVTMLVVIGGLQHHGNIGKKAAERATGTLIGAGVGLLLVAQQAWLGMPWLTYFAMSVVCGFFSYHAIGKGGYTALLSAITVFIVAGHGDNPVTDGLWRGVDILIGIALALAFSFALPLYAVYSWRYNLADALRDCATLYGRIISGQSVTADEHLKLMGRVNAVLVQLRSLMPSVSKEVKISMTALDSIQRNLRMCISTLEILGNTRPDANDPQAMAHLQSALKAEHRQIRVQLVGMARALKSGATQRLNRPVELLDASLDAPVYSPLDGYRLLTRQLAANIGEMRQRLAKTAPRWNI; the protein is encoded by the coding sequence TTGCTGGACCCGTATCGGCGCTACCGTCATGCCAGGGTCATCCATGCGGTGCGGGTGTCCCTGGGGTTGCTGGCGACCATCCTGCTGACCACCGGCATCAACCTGCCCCACGGTGAGTGGGCGTCGGTGACCATGCTGGTGGTGATCGGCGGTTTGCAGCATCACGGCAACATTGGCAAGAAAGCCGCCGAACGCGCCACCGGCACCTTGATTGGTGCCGGTGTCGGTTTGCTGCTGGTGGCACAACAGGCCTGGCTCGGCATGCCATGGCTGACCTATTTTGCAATGTCGGTGGTGTGCGGGTTCTTCTCGTATCACGCCATCGGCAAGGGCGGCTACACCGCGCTGCTGTCGGCGATCACGGTGTTTATTGTCGCCGGTCATGGCGACAACCCGGTCACGGACGGTTTGTGGCGCGGGGTGGACATCCTGATCGGCATTGCCCTGGCGCTGGCGTTTTCCTTCGCCCTGCCGCTGTACGCGGTTTATTCCTGGCGCTACAACCTGGCCGATGCCTTGCGCGATTGCGCGACCCTTTACGGGCGCATCATCAGCGGCCAATCGGTCACAGCTGACGAGCACCTGAAACTCATGGGGCGGGTGAACGCGGTGTTGGTGCAGTTGCGCTCGCTGATGCCGTCGGTGTCCAAGGAAGTGAAAATTTCCATGACCGCGCTGGATTCCATTCAACGCAACCTGCGGATGTGCATCAGCACCCTGGAGATCCTTGGCAACACCCGGCCGGACGCCAATGACCCGCAAGCCATGGCGCATTTGCAATCGGCGCTGAAAGCCGAGCATCGGCAGATTCGGGTGCAACTGGTCGGCATGGCCCGCGCCTTGAAATCCGGCGCGACGCAGCGGCTCAACCGGCCAGTGGAGCTGCTGGATGCCAGCCTCGATGCACCGGTCTACAGCCCATTGGACGGTTACCGGTTGTTGACCCGGCAACTGGCCGCCAACATTGGCGAGATGCGTCAGCGGTTGGCCAAGACCGCGCCGCGCTGGAACATCTGA
- a CDS encoding YceK/YidQ family lipoprotein, with translation MRVQAMVLAALTLAGCGTIQTVVRSDEAAANSLKKQNSYCGSVPRIYSGVTYDFCTLHAPPGPGIDEQTMSNANPIVLIDAVISGALDTFLLPYTIYRQQVDGSIIVTE, from the coding sequence ATGAGAGTTCAGGCAATGGTGTTGGCAGCGTTGACGCTGGCGGGTTGTGGCACCATCCAGACAGTTGTGCGCAGTGACGAGGCAGCCGCGAACAGCCTCAAGAAGCAGAACAGTTATTGCGGCTCGGTGCCGCGCATCTACAGCGGCGTGACCTATGACTTCTGCACGCTGCATGCGCCGCCGGGGCCGGGAATCGATGAACAGACGATGAGCAATGCCAACCCCATCGTGTTGATCGACGCGGTCATTTCCGGCGCACTGGATACCTTTTTATTGCCCTATACCATCTACCGTCAGCAGGTGGATGGCAGCATTATCGTGACCGAGTGA
- a CDS encoding NADP-dependent glyceraldehyde-3-phosphate dehydrogenase, producing the protein MTTAHILGNLFPSAADIPEKYRLDGQTEQREYLVDGELRTWSGPLATVRSPVYLKGEHGDEQVILGSTPLLDADTALTALDAAVRAYDRGQGLWPTMRVAERIQHVEAFLGRMRQQRDAVVKLLMWEIGKNLKDSEKEFDRTCDYIVDTINALKELDRRSSRFELEQDTLGQIRRVPLGVALCMGPYNYPLNETFTTLIPALIMGNTVVFKPAKLGVLLIRPLLEAFRDSFPVGVINVIYGSGRETVSALMASGKIDIFAFIGTNKAASDLKKLHPKPHRLRAALGLDAKNPGIVLPEVDLDNAVSEAVTGSLSFNGQRCTALKILFVHEDVVDSFIEKFNAKLATLKPGMPWDSGVALTPLPEASKVDYLHSLVADAVGKGAKVVNPHGGEARASFFYPAVLYPVTPQMRVYQEEQFGPVVPIVPYRHLDTVIDYVLESDFGQQLSIFGTNPVAVGRLVDTFANQVGRINLNAQCQRGPDTYPFNGRKNSAEGTLSVHDALRVFSIRTLVATKFQDSNKALISEIIRGRDSSFLTTDYIF; encoded by the coding sequence ATGACCACAGCACACATCCTTGGCAACCTGTTCCCTTCTGCAGCCGACATCCCCGAGAAATACCGCCTCGACGGCCAGACCGAGCAGCGCGAGTACCTGGTGGATGGCGAACTGCGTACCTGGTCCGGCCCGCTCGCCACCGTGCGCAGCCCGGTGTATCTGAAGGGTGAGCATGGCGATGAACAGGTGATCCTGGGCAGCACGCCGCTGCTGGACGCCGACACCGCGCTGACCGCCCTCGACGCCGCCGTGCGCGCCTATGACCGTGGCCAGGGCCTGTGGCCGACCATGCGCGTGGCCGAGCGCATCCAGCATGTCGAGGCCTTTCTGGGGCGCATGCGTCAGCAGCGCGACGCCGTGGTCAAGTTGTTGATGTGGGAAATCGGCAAGAACCTCAAGGACTCGGAAAAAGAGTTCGACCGCACCTGCGACTACATCGTCGACACCATCAACGCGCTCAAGGAGCTCGACCGCCGCTCCAGCCGTTTCGAACTGGAACAGGACACGCTCGGCCAGATTCGTCGCGTACCGCTGGGCGTCGCCTTGTGCATGGGGCCTTACAACTACCCGCTGAACGAGACGTTCACCACGCTGATCCCGGCGCTGATCATGGGCAACACCGTGGTGTTCAAACCGGCCAAGCTCGGCGTACTGCTGATTCGCCCGCTGCTGGAAGCGTTCCGCGACAGCTTCCCTGTCGGCGTGATCAACGTGATCTACGGCAGTGGCCGCGAGACGGTCAGCGCGCTGATGGCCAGCGGCAAGATCGATATCTTCGCCTTCATCGGCACCAACAAGGCCGCCAGCGACCTGAAAAAGCTGCACCCGAAACCACACCGTTTGCGCGCCGCGCTGGGCCTGGACGCGAAGAACCCCGGTATCGTGCTGCCGGAAGTGGACCTGGACAACGCCGTCAGCGAGGCGGTCACCGGCTCGCTGTCGTTCAATGGCCAGCGTTGCACAGCGCTGAAAATCCTCTTCGTGCATGAAGACGTGGTCGATTCGTTCATCGAGAAATTCAACGCCAAGCTGGCAACGCTCAAGCCCGGCATGCCGTGGGACAGCGGCGTGGCGCTGACGCCGCTGCCGGAAGCGAGCAAGGTCGATTACCTGCATTCGCTGGTGGCGGACGCGGTCGGCAAAGGCGCGAAGGTGGTCAACCCCCATGGCGGCGAGGCGCGTGCGTCGTTCTTCTACCCGGCGGTGCTGTACCCGGTCACCCCGCAGATGCGCGTCTACCAGGAGGAACAGTTCGGCCCTGTGGTGCCGATCGTGCCGTATCGCCATCTCGATACCGTGATCGACTACGTGCTGGAGTCGGACTTCGGCCAGCAGCTGAGTATTTTCGGCACCAATCCGGTGGCCGTGGGCCGCCTGGTCGACACCTTTGCCAATCAGGTCGGGCGCATCAACCTCAACGCCCAGTGCCAGCGCGGCCCGGACACGTACCCGTTCAACGGGCGCAAGAACTCCGCCGAAGGCACGCTGTCGGTGCATGATGCACTGCGGGTGTTTTCGATCCGCACGCTGGTGGCGACCAAGTTCCAGGACAGCAACAAGGCGCTGATCAGTGAAATCATTCGCGGCCGGGATTCGAGCTTCCTGACCACTGATTACATTTTCTGA
- a CDS encoding prepilin-type N-terminal cleavage/methylation domain-containing protein, whose protein sequence is MSRQQGFTLIEVMVAIMLMAVVSLIAWRGLDSVTRADKHLQASTEQTEALLRALNQLERDVALRASVELAEPVKPGTEDEPTEALPSLTVRSTEGKGFRLELIRVAADGNGELQRVRWWLKGDSLYRAVAPARSRYPLPAPTAGVVVLSEVSDASLRVWEPDKGWRKLSGNRKENPAGIEISLTRQTPQGVEKYRQVLGPLD, encoded by the coding sequence ATGAGCCGCCAGCAGGGATTTACTCTGATCGAAGTGATGGTGGCGATCATGCTGATGGCGGTGGTCAGCCTGATCGCCTGGCGCGGTCTGGACAGCGTCACCCGGGCCGATAAGCACCTGCAAGCCAGTACCGAACAGACCGAAGCACTGCTGCGGGCGCTCAATCAACTGGAGCGGGACGTGGCGTTGCGCGCCAGCGTCGAGCTGGCGGAGCCGGTGAAGCCCGGCACCGAGGACGAGCCGACCGAGGCGTTGCCGTCGTTGACTGTGCGCAGTACTGAAGGCAAGGGTTTTCGCCTGGAGCTGATTCGGGTCGCGGCTGACGGCAATGGAGAGTTGCAGCGGGTGCGTTGGTGGCTCAAGGGTGATTCGTTGTACCGGGCGGTTGCCCCGGCGCGCAGTCGTTATCCGCTGCCGGCGCCCACGGCCGGGGTTGTGGTGTTGAGCGAGGTCAGCGACGCCAGCTTGCGGGTATGGGAGCCGGATAAAGGCTGGCGCAAGTTGAGTGGCAATCGCAAAGAGAACCCGGCAGGCATCGAGATCAGCCTGACCCGGCAGACGCCGCAGGGGGTGGAGAAATATCGACAGGTGTTGGGGCCGTTGGACTGA
- a CDS encoding Lrp/AsnC family transcriptional regulator, which produces MTDDIDQMLISALMDDSRRSLKALAQISGLSAPSVAERLRRLEERGVLKGYTVEIDPKHFGYQLQAIVRIRPLPGQLQEVERQIQAIPEFTECDKVTGDDCFIARLHVRSMEQLDTLLDRLNTHAETNTAIVKKTPVKRRLPPMA; this is translated from the coding sequence ATGACCGACGACATCGACCAAATGCTGATCAGCGCGTTGATGGACGATTCGCGCCGCTCGCTCAAAGCCCTGGCGCAGATCAGCGGGTTGTCGGCGCCCAGCGTCGCCGAGCGCCTGCGTCGCCTTGAAGAGCGCGGTGTGCTCAAGGGCTACACCGTTGAAATCGACCCGAAACACTTTGGCTACCAACTCCAGGCCATCGTGCGTATCCGCCCGCTGCCGGGACAGTTGCAGGAGGTGGAGCGGCAGATCCAGGCGATTCCCGAGTTTACCGAGTGCGACAAAGTCACCGGCGACGATTGCTTCATTGCACGCCTGCATGTGCGCTCAATGGAACAACTGGACACCCTGCTCGACCGCCTCAACACCCATGCCGAAACCAATACCGCTATCGTCAAGAAGACCCCGGTCAAGCGCCGGCTGCCGCCGATGGCCTGA